From a single Alkalihalophilus pseudofirmus genomic region:
- a CDS encoding DMT family transporter has protein sequence MEWVYLILAGLFEMAGVAMINKWHHDHKMTSLLMLGSSFVISFLFLAASMEGLPMGTAYAVWTGIGAAGGALLGMIFYKESTDWKRLVFLAMILSAAIGLKLVT, from the coding sequence GTGGAATGGGTGTATTTAATTTTAGCAGGACTATTTGAAATGGCTGGTGTAGCAATGATTAATAAGTGGCATCATGACCATAAAATGACCAGCTTACTCATGCTAGGAAGCTCTTTTGTGATCAGCTTTCTATTCCTGGCAGCTTCGATGGAAGGATTGCCGATGGGGACGGCCTATGCTGTATGGACAGGAATCGGTGCAGCAGGAGGAGCGCTTCTAGGAATGATCTTTTATAAAGAATCAACCGATTGGAAAAGGCTTGTCTTCCTTGCAATGATTCTGAGCGCAGCGATTGGGCTTAAATTGGTAACATAG
- a CDS encoding DMT family transporter has protein sequence MGRRTNEKLNVEWGKVVIAAFFEVGWVIGLKHASLWWEWMVTVIAIAVSFYLLIQAGKRLPVGTAYAVFVGLGTAGTVSAEFLLFGEPLEIIKVLLIGLLLAGIIGLKLVTSEDQSQHEKGVE, from the coding sequence GTGGGCAGGAGAACAAATGAGAAATTAAATGTAGAGTGGGGAAAGGTCGTCATTGCAGCATTTTTTGAGGTTGGCTGGGTGATTGGATTAAAACATGCTTCCTTGTGGTGGGAGTGGATGGTCACAGTCATAGCAATTGCGGTCAGCTTTTACTTGTTAATTCAAGCAGGGAAAAGACTGCCGGTTGGAACTGCCTATGCTGTATTTGTAGGGTTGGGTACTGCAGGTACCGTTTCTGCAGAATTTTTATTATTTGGAGAGCCGTTAGAAATAATAAAGGTTCTTCTGATAGGGTTGCTTTTAGCTGGGATTATAGGATTAAAGCTTGTAACGAGTGAAGATCAAAGCCAGCATGAGAAAGGGGTGGAGTAA
- a CDS encoding cell wall hydrolase yields MKQLFLLSKTFVALAILFFISPTEGHAHSLLKQGDTGAEVEELQKQLIQLDYLDTDATGYYGPQTDQAVRNFQSDFGLVVDGLAGVATHSLLEEVHKLAKIVYGEARGESFEGQVAVAGVVLNRVESDEFPQTLAGVIYQRNAFTAVHDGQYELTPDATAYQAVREAYKGTDPSQGALYYFNPDIATSEWIQTRTVEHRIGSHVFAN; encoded by the coding sequence ATGAAACAACTATTTTTGTTAAGTAAAACATTTGTAGCATTAGCTATTCTATTTTTCATTTCACCAACAGAAGGACACGCTCACAGCTTGCTGAAACAAGGAGATACGGGTGCAGAGGTAGAAGAGTTACAAAAGCAATTAATTCAACTAGATTACTTAGATACGGATGCAACAGGTTACTACGGCCCTCAAACCGACCAGGCTGTCCGAAACTTCCAAAGTGATTTTGGGTTAGTTGTAGACGGACTTGCAGGAGTTGCTACACATAGTTTATTAGAAGAAGTACATAAGTTAGCGAAAATTGTCTACGGTGAAGCACGTGGAGAATCTTTTGAAGGACAAGTAGCCGTAGCTGGTGTTGTATTAAATAGAGTAGAGTCTGATGAATTTCCTCAAACTCTTGCCGGTGTCATCTACCAGCGTAATGCATTTACTGCGGTTCATGATGGACAATATGAGTTAACACCTGATGCGACAGCATACCAAGCCGTAAGAGAAGCATACAAAGGTACTGATCCAAGCCAGGGGGCATTATATTATTTTAACCCAGACATCGCGACATCTGAATGGATCCAAACAAGAACAGTAGAACATCGTATTGGCAGCCACGTATTTGCTAATTAA